One stretch of Siphonobacter curvatus DNA includes these proteins:
- a CDS encoding AAA family ATPase, producing MTRSMKQVLILVGISGSGKSTWAKEFCQNEPNWLRISRDELRRSLIPVSLGAYWHWPKEDQDRIERLVERMHTRLLLDALRDGWHVIMDNTHLKKAYFDAYKTQLLRNVPSFEMQYKLFDPPLEVCQERDHLRPDSVGANAIAHQYAFLQELKTTFDFKTFTWPAASTNLVI from the coding sequence GTGACCCGATCCATGAAACAAGTCCTTATTTTAGTGGGCATCAGCGGAAGCGGGAAATCGACCTGGGCCAAAGAATTTTGTCAGAATGAACCGAACTGGTTACGGATCAGTCGGGATGAACTTCGCCGTAGTTTGATCCCCGTATCACTGGGAGCCTACTGGCACTGGCCCAAAGAAGATCAGGACCGGATTGAGCGGCTGGTCGAACGAATGCATACGCGATTACTGCTCGATGCCCTACGCGATGGCTGGCACGTCATTATGGACAATACGCACCTAAAAAAGGCTTATTTCGACGCGTACAAAACGCAGTTGTTGCGTAACGTTCCGTCCTTTGAAATGCAATACAAACTGTTTGATCCACCCCTGGAAGTTTGTCAAGAACGAGATCACCTGCGACCCGACTCCGTGGGAGCCAATGCCATTGCTCATCAGTATGCCTTCTTGCAGGAATTAAAAACTACTTTTGATTTTAAAACTTTTACCTGGCCTGCTGCCAGCACTAACCTAGTGATTTGA
- a CDS encoding response regulator, with protein MSENQIRVLIIEDEAVLAMDLCDTLEAEGYEVIGMANNGRRALEIYQKNQIDLILCDINIKGEWDGIETINHLLTFRLAPVIYITALADKETRDRAKLTYPAAYLFKPVNTANLNIAIELAIQNFPIREGNNPYKDAAKTTDKDTLSREVILKIEQSIFIKHNYQFVRIDAADILYLEADNTHTTIVTNERKYSIRLTLSMTLHRLAIDKLIRVHRSYALNIRKIKSFNEREVTVETFAIPLGRQYKDEFMRIFQIQ; from the coding sequence ATGTCTGAAAACCAAATCCGCGTATTGATTATTGAAGATGAAGCAGTATTGGCGATGGATTTGTGTGATACGCTGGAAGCCGAAGGATATGAAGTAATTGGGATGGCCAATAACGGTCGGCGAGCTCTAGAAATCTATCAGAAAAATCAGATTGATTTAATACTCTGTGATATTAATATTAAAGGAGAATGGGACGGTATCGAAACCATCAATCATCTTTTGACCTTTCGCCTAGCTCCCGTCATTTATATTACTGCTTTAGCCGATAAAGAAACGCGTGATCGGGCCAAACTTACCTATCCGGCCGCATACCTTTTCAAGCCGGTTAATACGGCAAATCTAAATATTGCTATTGAATTGGCGATTCAAAACTTTCCCATTCGGGAAGGAAATAATCCGTACAAAGACGCCGCTAAAACAACGGACAAGGACACATTATCCCGCGAAGTTATTTTAAAGATAGAACAGTCTATTTTTATCAAGCACAACTACCAGTTTGTGCGAATTGATGCGGCAGATATCTTGTACCTAGAAGCCGATAATACGCATACTACCATAGTAACCAATGAGCGAAAATACTCCATCCGACTAACGTTAAGTATGACCCTACACCGATTGGCGATTGACAAGCTTATACGCGTGCACCGATCTTATGCTCTGAATATTCGTAAGATCAAGAGTTTTAATGAGCGGGAAGTGACAGTGGAGACATTCGCTATTCCGCTGGGAAGACAATATAAAGATGAATTTATGCGAATTTTTCAGATTCAGTAA
- a CDS encoding tetratricopeptide repeat-containing sensor histidine kinase codes for MRNHTQFADAKMAIEALVSIAEKTKDSVLLSRAYFSFGMLEMDKSNPANAILYYQKALDISNRIKHVKKQTIMLDYIGFAYVSLKEYVTAENYFNKGLKLAEQIKDKEMIGQFNMELATVEDMRKNFSKALQYNQKALEYCEDEIKKSTILLNRAIIYKNAGQYEESEKTYQECLRLADKLKMDYLRGYVYLNYPNTLIKLNRIDEAERYAQKALVWSKDKPEKYRFYVEIYDILTRIAEQRNEYKQALNFHKEWVIARDSVTNFDKRQELVDAETRFRTEEKELEIKRLDEENELKSRQFWWLLGGMSILILLLIVAVVQYRIIRKGNQQLEKTNRALSERNTIVSEQSEQLKNLMKELHHRVKNNLAIVSSLLRLQSTRLEDEGAVRAVREGQQRVEAMSLIHQRLYESDNVTKVNMKEYIHDLVQGLFYAYGFKEENFDLEVDIVSVELDVEVAVPLGLIMNEIITNAFKHAFDQISKPSLSIILNETDQLHLEIKDNGPGIDMNAWKKPTGSFGKRLILLLSEQIGAILNVRNENGTRFDLIMPVQE; via the coding sequence ATGCGGAACCATACGCAATTTGCTGATGCAAAAATGGCTATCGAAGCCTTAGTCAGTATCGCCGAAAAAACGAAGGATTCTGTTCTCTTGTCAAGGGCTTATTTTTCCTTCGGTATGCTTGAGATGGATAAAAGTAATCCAGCTAATGCCATTTTATATTACCAGAAAGCACTAGACATTTCCAATCGTATCAAACATGTAAAAAAGCAAACGATCATGCTGGATTACATTGGATTTGCTTATGTTTCATTAAAGGAATACGTAACGGCTGAAAATTATTTTAATAAAGGATTAAAACTGGCTGAACAGATTAAAGATAAAGAAATGATTGGCCAGTTTAATATGGAATTGGCCACAGTAGAGGATATGCGAAAAAACTTTTCTAAAGCCCTTCAGTATAACCAGAAAGCTTTAGAATATTGTGAAGATGAAATCAAAAAAAGTACGATTCTACTCAATAGAGCCATTATCTACAAAAATGCGGGTCAGTACGAAGAGTCCGAAAAAACGTATCAGGAATGTCTACGGCTCGCGGATAAATTAAAAATGGATTACCTAAGAGGATACGTTTACCTGAATTATCCCAATACACTAATTAAACTAAACCGAATCGACGAAGCTGAAAGGTACGCTCAGAAAGCTTTAGTCTGGTCGAAAGATAAACCGGAAAAATATCGTTTTTACGTCGAAATATACGATATATTAACGCGTATTGCTGAGCAACGGAATGAGTACAAGCAAGCATTGAATTTTCATAAGGAATGGGTAATCGCCCGGGATAGTGTAACTAATTTCGATAAAAGACAAGAACTGGTAGACGCCGAAACCCGCTTTCGTACCGAAGAAAAAGAACTAGAGATTAAGAGATTAGATGAAGAAAATGAATTAAAGTCCCGGCAGTTCTGGTGGTTATTGGGAGGAATGAGTATTTTGATTTTGTTGCTGATCGTAGCAGTCGTACAGTATCGAATCATTCGCAAGGGTAATCAGCAATTAGAGAAGACAAACCGTGCTTTATCGGAGCGAAATACGATCGTTAGTGAACAATCGGAACAACTCAAAAACCTGATGAAGGAACTGCACCATCGGGTAAAGAATAATCTTGCTATTGTTTCCAGTTTGTTGCGGTTGCAATCAACCCGGCTGGAGGATGAAGGGGCCGTACGAGCCGTTCGGGAAGGGCAGCAGCGGGTAGAGGCGATGTCGTTGATTCACCAGCGTTTGTACGAAAGTGATAACGTAACGAAGGTCAATATGAAAGAGTACATTCATGACCTGGTCCAGGGCCTATTTTACGCGTACGGATTTAAGGAAGAAAATTTTGATCTGGAAGTTGATATCGTATCTGTGGAGCTGGATGTAGAAGTAGCGGTACCTCTGGGTTTAATTATGAATGAAATTATTACCAATGCCTTTAAACATGCCTTTGATCAGATTTCAAAACCTAGTTTGAGTATCATTCTCAACGAAACCGATCAATTGCATTTAGAGATTAAAGATAATGGTCCGGGTATCGATATGAATGCTTGGAAAAAACCTACCGGATCGTTTGGTAAGCGGTTGATTTTGTTATTAAGCGAACAGATTGGAGCAATTCTGAATGTACGCAACGAAAACGGTACTCGGTTTGATTTAATTATGCCTGTACAAGAGTAA
- a CDS encoding methylglyoxal synthase codes for MPNRHLTPHKRIALVAHDHKKAEILDWAIKNRDFLSQHQLFATGTTGRLLEETLKVPIVKLLSGPLGGDQQIGAMIAEEKIDAIIFFWDPMESQPHDPDVKALLRLAVVWNIPMACNRATADFLLTSPFMHQEYESQLTDYSTYLKRQVRENLT; via the coding sequence ATGCCAAACCGACACCTTACCCCCCATAAACGCATTGCCCTGGTGGCTCACGACCATAAAAAGGCTGAAATCTTAGACTGGGCGATTAAAAACCGTGATTTTTTAAGTCAACACCAGCTTTTTGCAACGGGTACTACGGGCCGGCTTTTGGAAGAGACCTTGAAGGTCCCGATTGTCAAACTGCTTTCGGGTCCGCTGGGAGGTGATCAGCAGATTGGAGCCATGATTGCTGAGGAAAAAATTGATGCAATCATTTTCTTCTGGGATCCCATGGAATCGCAGCCGCACGACCCGGATGTGAAAGCTCTTTTACGATTGGCCGTCGTATGGAACATTCCCATGGCCTGTAACCGGGCTACCGCCGATTTTCTGCTAACTTCTCCCTTCATGCATCAGGAGTACGAATCGCAGTTGACCGACTACAGTACGTATTTGAAACGGCAGGTTCGGGAAAACTTGACCTAA
- a CDS encoding MFS transporter gives MQTKSLPNGPNVTKRRLWEVIFASSAGTVIEWYDFYIFGSLAAIISTKFFPPDNPTAAFLSTLATHGAGFVARPFGAVVFGRLGDMIGRKYTFLVTLVLMGGSTFAIAFIPQYASIGLMAPVLLLVLRVLQGLALGGEYGGAATYVAEHSPDNQRGRYTSFIQTTASIGFFVSILVILGCQYTLGKSAFNDWGWRLPFALSGALVVLSYFIRRNMDESPAFAKLKKEGNLSKTPLRDSFKSRDNVKLMLIAMFGAIIGQGAIWHTSQFYAQIFITKILNVEYGSAQTVMAIAVTCATPFFVIFGALSDKIGRKKVMMAGLLGASLFLYPLYQGMDRLVNGGTILQTVIKDTSKVTTFEDGKVITQTTVKLPNQQVDERTEVRLPTQTLWLLGLLVFIQVLFATMAYGPIAAFLVELFPTKIRYTSLSIPYNVANGIFGGCSPFVATWLGSLTGSKFAGVYYPIFLTAMTFIVGMIYIKETAGKRLED, from the coding sequence ATGCAAACCAAAAGTTTACCAAACGGCCCAAACGTTACGAAGCGTCGATTGTGGGAAGTGATTTTTGCCTCTTCGGCCGGTACAGTCATCGAATGGTACGATTTCTACATTTTTGGCAGTCTAGCCGCCATTATTTCCACTAAATTTTTCCCACCGGATAACCCTACCGCCGCTTTCTTGAGTACCCTGGCAACACACGGAGCTGGTTTTGTGGCCCGCCCCTTTGGAGCGGTCGTATTTGGTCGATTAGGTGATATGATTGGCCGCAAGTACACGTTTCTAGTGACGCTGGTGCTCATGGGCGGCAGTACGTTCGCCATTGCTTTTATTCCCCAATATGCTTCCATTGGCTTGATGGCTCCGGTTTTATTACTGGTTTTACGCGTTTTACAGGGATTGGCCTTAGGCGGTGAATACGGTGGAGCGGCGACCTATGTCGCCGAACACTCGCCCGATAACCAACGGGGACGATATACCAGTTTCATTCAAACGACGGCTTCCATTGGCTTCTTCGTATCCATTCTGGTGATTTTGGGTTGTCAGTATACCCTCGGTAAATCAGCCTTCAATGACTGGGGCTGGCGATTGCCTTTTGCTTTATCGGGAGCTTTGGTAGTACTCTCCTACTTCATCCGGCGAAACATGGATGAGTCGCCCGCGTTTGCTAAACTCAAAAAGGAAGGAAATCTATCCAAAACACCCCTCCGCGATAGTTTCAAGAGCCGCGATAACGTCAAACTGATGCTGATTGCGATGTTCGGAGCCATCATTGGGCAGGGAGCCATCTGGCATACGAGTCAGTTTTACGCTCAGATCTTTATTACTAAAATTCTGAATGTTGAGTACGGATCGGCTCAAACCGTCATGGCCATTGCCGTTACCTGTGCTACGCCCTTTTTCGTCATCTTTGGTGCCCTATCCGATAAAATTGGCCGAAAGAAAGTGATGATGGCCGGACTGTTGGGGGCTAGTCTGTTTTTGTATCCCCTCTACCAAGGTATGGATCGACTGGTAAATGGAGGGACGATTCTTCAGACCGTAATTAAGGATACTTCGAAAGTAACCACCTTTGAAGATGGCAAAGTGATTACTCAGACTACTGTAAAACTACCTAATCAACAAGTAGATGAACGAACGGAAGTCCGTCTGCCCACGCAAACCCTCTGGTTGTTAGGCTTGTTGGTTTTCATTCAGGTACTATTCGCCACCATGGCTTACGGACCGATTGCCGCATTTCTGGTAGAGTTATTTCCAACTAAAATCCGATACACGTCGCTTTCCATTCCGTATAACGTTGCAAACGGTATTTTTGGTGGCTGTTCTCCTTTTGTTGCGACCTGGTTGGGTAGTTTAACTGGCTCAAAATTTGCCGGTGTTTATTACCCTATTTTCCTGACCGCTATGACCTTTATTGTCGGAATGATTTACATTAAAGAGACCGCTGGAAAACGGCTGGAGGATTAA
- a CDS encoding MFS transporter: MKKSLFSLTVGGFGIGMTEFVMMGILPDISRTLNISIPVAGHLISAYALGVVLGAPLLVGIAGNYPPKKILLGLMAMFTFCNALSAFAPNYEIMMLTRLLSGLPHGAFFGVGAVVASRLATPGKEAQAISMMFAGLTIANIIGVPLGTYIGHTMSWRITFLIIAVVGLITVLSIQQLLPAMPPVSESSILKDLKLFTRVEPWLILGITAIGTGGLFAWFSYIAPLLTEVGGFRSDQITWILVLAGVGMAVGNLISGMAADSISPIKATALFLSLMVVCLIVVSFVAPFKIPLLVMTFITGAISFTLGAPIQILMIRASNGSEMLASSVSQAGFNIGNALGAYLGGLPIAAGLGYTSPQWVGAMLAFTGFLMAVMMYFRQKSVAKTEVLA, from the coding sequence ATGAAAAAAAGTTTGTTTTCACTCACCGTAGGCGGCTTTGGGATTGGAATGACCGAGTTCGTCATGATGGGAATTTTACCGGATATTTCCCGTACGCTTAACATTTCCATTCCCGTAGCTGGACACCTGATTTCGGCGTATGCCCTGGGTGTCGTATTGGGAGCTCCTTTGCTGGTAGGTATTGCGGGCAACTATCCACCCAAAAAGATCCTACTGGGCTTGATGGCTATGTTTACCTTCTGTAATGCCTTGTCAGCCTTTGCTCCGAACTACGAAATCATGATGCTGACCCGTTTGCTTTCGGGTTTGCCGCACGGAGCCTTTTTTGGCGTAGGTGCTGTAGTCGCAAGTCGGCTGGCTACACCCGGTAAAGAAGCTCAAGCTATCTCCATGATGTTTGCTGGCCTGACCATTGCCAACATCATTGGCGTGCCGCTGGGTACGTACATTGGCCATACCATGAGCTGGCGGATTACCTTCCTGATTATTGCGGTTGTTGGATTGATTACGGTCCTGAGTATTCAACAGTTACTACCGGCTATGCCACCCGTCAGTGAGTCCAGTATCCTGAAAGATCTGAAACTGTTTACCCGGGTTGAACCCTGGCTGATTCTGGGTATTACGGCAATTGGTACGGGCGGACTGTTTGCCTGGTTTAGCTATATCGCTCCCTTACTGACGGAAGTAGGCGGTTTCAGAAGCGATCAGATTACCTGGATTTTAGTACTGGCGGGCGTTGGAATGGCCGTAGGAAATCTCATCTCCGGGATGGCTGCCGATTCCATTTCACCAATTAAGGCCACGGCTTTATTCTTATCCTTGATGGTGGTTTGTTTAATCGTGGTATCCTTCGTAGCTCCATTCAAAATTCCATTATTAGTCATGACCTTCATTACGGGAGCTATTTCGTTTACGCTCGGAGCACCCATTCAAATTCTAATGATTCGGGCCTCCAACGGTTCCGAAATGCTGGCTTCTTCGGTTAGTCAGGCAGGCTTTAATATTGGTAATGCTCTGGGTGCCTATCTGGGTGGACTACCCATCGCTGCGGGTCTGGGTTATACTTCGCCCCAGTGGGTAGGAGCGATGCTGGCCTTTACGGGATTCCTGATGGCAGTGATGATGTACTTCCGTCAGAAAAGTGTAGCGAAAACTGAAGTATTGGCTTAA
- a CDS encoding class I SAM-dependent methyltransferase — protein sequence MSLITTLTRPEVQAFIQQHQHDDWQKLLLGASRYPDLPIREIAQQIQCGQKARTKLPHWAAQPGVLFPSILSLEQSSSERTAYWKANLMQGDRYADLTGGMGVDFWAASAQFKRATYCEQQTELAELTEYNFTQLGRNEGITWVKGNGMNWLEQSTETFDWLYLDPARRDRSSQKVVQLADCEPNVLEHKDLLLGKAADVLVKVSPMLDIDLAVKQLDCVAHVYVVAVDDEVKELLLHLRNAPQEPEITAVNLLRNGQEQRFSFRRSEEQSHTAPFSQPLTYLYEPNAALLKAGAFKRIAQGGLYKLAPSSHLYTSEALVPDFPGRTFRITAVTKADKKEIRRWVPEGKANLTVRNFPMSVADLRKKLNLSEGGNQYLFATSDQRQNKLILITEKVHATH from the coding sequence ATGTCACTGATTACCACTCTTACCCGACCCGAAGTTCAGGCGTTTATTCAGCAACACCAGCATGACGACTGGCAGAAATTACTGCTCGGGGCTTCCCGGTACCCAGATCTGCCCATTCGGGAAATAGCCCAGCAGATTCAATGCGGCCAGAAAGCCCGGACAAAATTGCCCCATTGGGCCGCTCAACCGGGCGTTCTTTTTCCGAGTATACTTTCATTGGAGCAATCTTCTTCCGAACGAACCGCTTACTGGAAGGCAAATCTCATGCAGGGCGATCGGTACGCCGATTTAACGGGGGGGATGGGTGTCGATTTCTGGGCGGCTAGTGCCCAATTCAAGCGGGCTACGTACTGCGAACAACAAACGGAATTGGCCGAATTGACGGAATACAATTTTACTCAGTTAGGTAGGAATGAGGGCATTACGTGGGTAAAAGGAAACGGAATGAACTGGCTCGAACAAAGTACCGAAACTTTCGACTGGCTTTATCTGGATCCGGCTCGGCGGGACCGCAGTAGCCAGAAGGTAGTCCAGTTAGCCGATTGTGAACCGAATGTACTGGAACATAAAGATTTATTGTTAGGAAAAGCAGCGGATGTCCTGGTGAAAGTTTCACCCATGCTGGACATTGATCTGGCAGTGAAACAACTGGATTGCGTAGCTCACGTCTACGTGGTAGCCGTGGATGATGAAGTGAAAGAATTGCTACTGCACTTGCGAAACGCACCGCAGGAACCTGAAATTACAGCGGTAAACCTGCTACGAAATGGGCAGGAGCAGCGTTTCTCCTTCCGACGGTCGGAAGAGCAGTCCCATACCGCTCCTTTTTCTCAACCCCTGACGTACCTCTACGAACCCAATGCGGCCCTGTTGAAAGCCGGAGCGTTTAAACGAATAGCCCAGGGAGGCTTGTATAAGTTGGCTCCGAGTAGTCACCTGTATACTTCGGAGGCACTCGTACCCGATTTTCCCGGTCGAACGTTTCGAATAACAGCGGTAACGAAGGCCGATAAAAAAGAGATTCGGCGATGGGTGCCCGAAGGAAAAGCGAACCTGACGGTACGTAACTTTCCCATGAGTGTCGCGGATCTTCGTAAAAAGCTTAATCTAAGTGAGGGGGGGAACCAGTACTTATTTGCTACCAGTGATCAGCGGCAAAATAAGCTTATCCTGATCACCGAAAAAGTACACGCCACACACTAA
- a CDS encoding DUF6807 domain-containing protein — MNHVSRLITTALLLTGTYASGQKLIELKSKEKANKIDVVVDGKPFTSYFYPGEAVLKKAVLYPIYSPQGNLITRGWPLDPRPGERVDHPHHVGLWFNYEDVNGYDYWNNSNTPPNPNAKYGTIRHTGIKSKKDGKRAELTVTADWVEDNGKGKKVLQETTTYFFTASDKQRIIDRITVLKAVEDAHFKDVKDGMFAIRVARQLELPSTKAEKYTDANGVVTAVPKLDNIGVTGNYRSSEGVEGAKVWSTRGRWMNLTGKIGKEDVSIVLIDHPKNVNYPTYWHARDYGLFALNPLGEKVFTEGKKELNYQLKKGQSVVFRYRVVITSGKPTDTDLNKLADAFAK, encoded by the coding sequence ATGAATCACGTCTCTAGACTTATCACCACCGCCCTGCTGCTTACGGGTACGTATGCTTCAGGCCAGAAATTGATTGAATTAAAGTCCAAGGAAAAGGCTAACAAAATAGATGTAGTCGTGGACGGCAAACCTTTTACCAGTTATTTCTACCCCGGCGAAGCGGTACTAAAAAAAGCGGTATTGTATCCTATATACTCGCCCCAGGGCAATCTCATTACCCGAGGCTGGCCGCTTGATCCACGTCCCGGCGAACGGGTTGATCACCCCCACCACGTCGGCCTCTGGTTCAACTACGAGGACGTCAACGGCTATGATTACTGGAACAATTCCAACACGCCGCCCAATCCTAATGCCAAATATGGTACCATCCGACATACGGGCATTAAATCTAAAAAAGATGGCAAACGGGCCGAGTTGACCGTAACCGCCGATTGGGTAGAAGATAACGGCAAAGGCAAAAAGGTACTGCAGGAAACCACCACGTACTTCTTTACGGCTTCTGACAAACAACGCATCATCGACCGCATTACGGTACTAAAAGCCGTGGAAGATGCCCACTTCAAAGATGTTAAAGATGGTATGTTTGCCATCCGGGTAGCCCGGCAGTTGGAACTTCCCTCCACAAAAGCCGAGAAGTATACAGATGCCAACGGTGTCGTAACCGCTGTTCCCAAACTTGATAATATCGGAGTAACCGGCAATTATCGTTCGAGCGAGGGCGTAGAAGGAGCCAAAGTCTGGAGTACCCGGGGTCGCTGGATGAACCTGACGGGCAAGATTGGTAAAGAAGACGTTTCCATTGTCCTAATCGATCACCCAAAAAACGTAAATTATCCAACGTACTGGCACGCCCGCGATTACGGCCTGTTTGCTCTAAACCCACTCGGTGAAAAGGTATTTACGGAAGGAAAGAAAGAGCTGAATTATCAGCTTAAAAAAGGACAATCTGTCGTATTTCGCTATCGTGTGGTGATTACTTCGGGCAAACCGACGGACACCGACCTAAATAAGCTGGCGGATGCCTTTGCAAAATAA
- a CDS encoding DoxX family membrane protein, whose translation MNQTLAFVLARLALAMSMLGHGLVRIPKLNGFSAWMLGKFKDSMLPEVLVLPFSYALPVAELLVGVLLLIGWMTRQALVAGAVVMILLIFGSSMIEDWGAIPSQLIHAAYCCILLVFVDTHNAYAVDKRLR comes from the coding sequence ATGAATCAGACCCTTGCTTTTGTACTGGCTCGTCTGGCCCTGGCCATGAGTATGCTAGGCCATGGATTGGTACGAATACCTAAATTAAACGGTTTCAGTGCCTGGATGCTGGGGAAATTTAAAGATTCCATGTTACCCGAAGTACTGGTGCTGCCCTTTAGTTACGCATTACCAGTGGCTGAGTTGCTGGTAGGAGTGTTGCTGTTGATCGGCTGGATGACACGTCAGGCTTTAGTGGCAGGTGCGGTAGTGATGATTTTATTGATTTTTGGCTCGTCGATGATTGAAGACTGGGGGGCCATTCCCAGCCAGCTCATTCACGCGGCGTATTGCTGTATTTTGTTGGTTTTTGTGGATACGCATAATGCCTATGCGGTCGACAAACGACTACGCTAA
- a CDS encoding 3-keto-disaccharide hydrolase has translation MKKQLLGLAVLVGLSTAFTPPKPKWISLFDGKTLNGWKVGKNAETFHVEDGTIKVAGPVAHLFYEGPEQPFKNFEFKAKVKTMPGSNSGIYFHTEYQESGWPAKGYEVQVNNSHTDWKRTGSLYNVQDVKEVYVKDGEWYTEQITVQGKHVTIKINDKTVVDYTEPDNADRPADMKGRVISSGTFALQGHDPKSVVYFKDIQVRRLPD, from the coding sequence ATGAAGAAACAACTGCTAGGCCTGGCGGTACTCGTCGGCCTAAGTACGGCCTTTACGCCTCCCAAACCCAAATGGATTTCATTATTTGATGGCAAGACCCTTAATGGCTGGAAAGTCGGCAAAAACGCTGAAACCTTTCACGTGGAAGACGGTACCATCAAAGTAGCTGGTCCGGTAGCTCACCTTTTCTACGAAGGTCCTGAACAACCCTTTAAAAATTTTGAATTCAAAGCCAAAGTAAAAACGATGCCGGGTTCCAATTCCGGTATCTACTTTCATACGGAGTATCAGGAATCGGGCTGGCCAGCTAAAGGATACGAAGTGCAGGTCAACAATTCACACACCGATTGGAAACGCACGGGTAGTTTGTACAATGTACAGGATGTGAAGGAAGTGTACGTCAAAGATGGGGAGTGGTACACGGAACAAATTACCGTACAGGGCAAACACGTGACCATCAAGATTAATGATAAAACTGTCGTTGATTATACCGAGCCCGATAATGCCGATCGCCCCGCCGACATGAAAGGCCGGGTGATTAGTTCGGGGACGTTTGCCTTACAGGGCCATGATCCGAAGAGTGTAGTATATTTTAAAGATATTCAAGTACGTCGTTTACCCGACTGA
- a CDS encoding GNAT family N-acetyltransferase, which produces MSFSRVQDSHHPQFLQIWKLLETAFHPGERRSLASLKQVVQEEQMHLLVWGESVQAVAVLWKFGEFDFLEYLAVDPSLRGQGLGTTLMQALLASLEKPFLLEVQPGTDAPNQARIRFYQRLGLHLNTHTYFQPPYQRGGETFPLQIMSAPQLLNGADFLAYTLLIKNKVYEQWYEA; this is translated from the coding sequence ATGTCATTTTCTCGCGTACAGGATAGCCATCATCCTCAATTCTTACAAATCTGGAAGTTATTGGAAACGGCCTTCCATCCGGGCGAACGTCGCTCGCTGGCGTCCCTGAAACAAGTCGTTCAAGAAGAGCAAATGCACTTGCTCGTTTGGGGAGAATCGGTACAGGCAGTAGCCGTATTGTGGAAATTCGGGGAATTTGATTTTCTCGAATACCTAGCGGTCGATCCTAGCCTGCGAGGTCAGGGTTTGGGTACTACGCTAATGCAGGCCTTACTGGCGTCCCTAGAAAAACCTTTCCTACTGGAAGTACAACCGGGTACGGACGCTCCAAATCAGGCCCGAATCCGTTTTTACCAGCGGCTGGGCCTGCACCTCAATACGCACACGTATTTTCAGCCTCCTTATCAGCGAGGCGGGGAAACCTTCCCCCTACAGATCATGTCAGCCCCTCAGCTACTCAATGGGGCTGATTTTCTGGCGTATACCTTGCTTATTAAAAATAAAGTTTACGAGCAATGGTATGAAGCTTAG